The Proteiniborus ethanoligenes genomic interval TATAGGACCAGGTCAGGTTAGTAGAATATGGGCTTTAGAAAATGCTGTAAAGCAAGGAGGAGACAATACTATAGGCAGCGTAATGGCATCAGATGCATTTTTCCCTTTTTCTGATTGCGTAGAGGTTGCGGCAAAGGCTGGAATAACTGCTATCATACAGCCAGGAGGCTCAATAAAGGACGAGGAATCAATAAATGCTGCCAATAAACATGGAATAGCCATGATATTTACAGGAACTAGACATTTTAAACACTAGCATTTAACTCTTAGTCCCTAGCTTCTAGCTCTTAGCTAACAACTAAGAACTAAGAACTAAGAACTAACAACTAACAACTAACAACTAAAAACATAGATCTTTACGACATATTTCCCGGGTAATGACACGTATTTACAAAAACTATAATGGAAGGGTGAAACCATGAAGGTATTTGTTATAGGAAGTGGTGCAAGAGAACATGCTATTGTCTGGAAGCTGTCACAAAGCAAAAAAGTATCTAGAATATTTTGTGCACCAGGTAACGGCGGAATTAGTCAGCTTGCCCAGTGTGTAGATATTCAGCCAGAGGATATAGATGCTCTTCTAGAATTTGCATTAAAAGAGAATATAGATTTAACTGTAGTAGGACCTGAGGGCTCCTTAGTAGCAGGAATAGTAGATAGATTTAGTGAAAAAGGTCTTAAAATCTTTGGACCGTGCAAAAAAGCTGCAAGACTTGAAGGAAGTAAAAAATATGCTAAAGAGTTCATGGAAAGGTTTGGAATACCTACAGCCAAGTATTCAGCATATAATAATGCTGAGGAGGCAAAGGAAGCATTAAAAAAATATACGTTTCCATTAGTAATAAAAGCAGATGGATTAGCCAGTGGAAAGGGAGTAATCATATGCAACAATATAGAAGAGGCCAAGGCGGCTATTAAGTTAGTTTTAGAGGATAAAAAATTTGGTGATGCAGGCAAGGAAATCATTATAGAGGAATTCCTACAAGGAGTAGAAGCATCCTTACTATGCTTAGTTGACGGAAAGAAAATAATACCTCTTGAAAGCGCTAGAGACTACAAAAGGCTTTTAGACAATGATGAAGGTCCTAATACAGGTGGAATGGGATGTGTTTCTCCTAATAAAATATTAGATGAAAGATTGCTGGCAGAAATAAAATCTGAAATATTGGATAAGATCTTAAAAGGAATACAAGAAGAGGATATGAACTTTAAAGGGATATTGTTTATAGGCTTGATGATAACACCTATAGGAGCTAAGGTATTAGAGTTTAATGTTAGGTTTGGAGATCCAGAAACTCAAGTTATTCTTCCAAGATTAGAAAGTGATATTGTAGATATTTTTCAAAAAACTATAGATGAGAGTATATCAGAGGAAGATTTAATATGGAATTCTAAGACATGTATTTGCACAGTATTAGCATCTAAAGGATACCCCGAGGCATATGAGAAAGGCAAGGTTATATCAGGATTAGATAAGGTAGACGAGGATATAATATTATTTCATGCAGGAACCAAAAAAGAAAATGAAATACTTACAGATGGTGGACGTGTGCTTTCTGTAACCACACTAGCCCATAGCTTAGAAAAAGGACGAAATAAAATATACCATAATATAAACAAGATTTATTTTGAAGGAATTCAATATAGAAAAGATATTGGAGAAGGACAAAGTTAAATATAATTATACTATCCTATCAATCTAAGCCCAATAAAGGCTCGGATTCCAAATTATATAAGAAAGGACTGGTCCTATGAAAGTTTTATATAGAGGAAAAACAAAGGATATTCATGTATTAGAGGATGGAAGCTATTTGTTAAAGTTTAAAGACGATGTAACAGGAGAGAATGGAGTATTCGATCCAGGGGCTAATAAGGTAGGCTTGTCTATTAAAGGCTCTGGAAAATCTAATATTATGATGACTAAGTATTTTTTTGAAATTTTAAAGGAAAAAGGGATACCTACTCATTATATAGATGCAAATATAGAAGAAGCAACTATGACTGTAAAGCCTGCAAAGTTATTTGGAAACGGACTAGAGGTAATTTGCCGCTATAAGGCTGTAGGAAGCTTTATTCGCAGGTATGGCATGTATGCAAAGGAAGGACAACCTTTAGATGCTTTTGTAGAATTTACCCTTAAGGATGATGAGCGTCAAGATCCTCCTATAACAGAAGATGCTCTTCATATGCTAGGAATTCTATCTACAGATGAATATAGAGAGTTGAAGGATTTAACTAAAAAA includes:
- a CDS encoding phosphoribosylaminoimidazolesuccinocarboxamide synthase produces the protein MKVLYRGKTKDIHVLEDGSYLLKFKDDVTGENGVFDPGANKVGLSIKGSGKSNIMMTKYFFEILKEKGIPTHYIDANIEEATMTVKPAKLFGNGLEVICRYKAVGSFIRRYGMYAKEGQPLDAFVEFTLKDDERQDPPITEDALHMLGILSTDEYRELKDLTKKIANIIKEELEKKDIELYDIKLEFGRAGENNELVLIDEISGGNMRAYKEGKYVQPLELEKLVLD
- the purD gene encoding phosphoribosylamine--glycine ligase — translated: MKVFVIGSGAREHAIVWKLSQSKKVSRIFCAPGNGGISQLAQCVDIQPEDIDALLEFALKENIDLTVVGPEGSLVAGIVDRFSEKGLKIFGPCKKAARLEGSKKYAKEFMERFGIPTAKYSAYNNAEEAKEALKKYTFPLVIKADGLASGKGVIICNNIEEAKAAIKLVLEDKKFGDAGKEIIIEEFLQGVEASLLCLVDGKKIIPLESARDYKRLLDNDEGPNTGGMGCVSPNKILDERLLAEIKSEILDKILKGIQEEDMNFKGILFIGLMITPIGAKVLEFNVRFGDPETQVILPRLESDIVDIFQKTIDESISEEDLIWNSKTCICTVLASKGYPEAYEKGKVISGLDKVDEDIILFHAGTKKENEILTDGGRVLSVTTLAHSLEKGRNKIYHNINKIYFEGIQYRKDIGEGQS